Sequence from the Roseofilum reptotaenium CS-1145 genome:
GACTTACCTCCCCATCCGTCCCCAGAAAATAGCTACTTAACTTCTCTTTGAGGATTTTCCGCGCCAAAGATATCCGCTTGCAAACATTCTCGTAGGTTATACCTTGTACTTCAGCAATTTCTGTATGGGAGAGCTGTTGATAAAAATGCAGGATAAATGTATGGCGCAACCGTTCCGGTAAAGAAGCGATCGCCTCCCGAATCACCATCGCCTTCTCTTCGTTCTCCAAAACCTTTTCCGGGGTATCCACCGCACTGGTAGGGCCCCCATTCTCCCTTTCTCCCACCCATTCAAGACTATCTACACCCGCCGCTTCCCCAGAGCGTTTGCGAATAATATCGATACATAAATTGCGAGTTACCTGCATCAGCCAAGCTTTCAAATTGTGGATTTTCCCCACATACTTCAGCACCTTTTCCCTAGCCTTCAGCATCGCCTGACTCAAAGCATCTTCCGCATCCGTAGAATTATAATTCATCAACTTCAGACAGCAGCGATACAATGGGTCGTGCATTTCCTGCCAGAGTTGCCAAAACTGGGAGACAATATCATCGAAGCCCCTAACAGCATTACGATCTTGGCGCGACTTTCCCGTCAGTAAATCGCGCTTTTTTCGTCTCAGTTGTACAGGGTTATCCGAGCCAATTTCACTTGCTTTGGCATACATCATAAGTCTTCTGTTTTTCTGGAATTTGATTAATTTTGGCTAGATTTGGGGAGGAGGGTCAAGATGGAAAAAGTAACATCTTAAAAGAGCTAAGAATTGGTGAGTTCGTTTGACGGGTCTGGGGCGCACTGCTTCTGAACATAACTCCCTA
This genomic interval carries:
- a CDS encoding RNA polymerase sigma factor translates to MMYAKASEIGSDNPVQLRRKKRDLLTGKSRQDRNAVRGFDDIVSQFWQLWQEMHDPLYRCCLKLMNYNSTDAEDALSQAMLKAREKVLKYVGKIHNLKAWLMQVTRNLCIDIIRKRSGEAAGVDSLEWVGERENGGPTSAVDTPEKVLENEEKAMVIREAIASLPERLRHTFILHFYQQLSHTEIAEVQGITYENVCKRISLARKILKEKLSSYFLGTDGEVSQKNSRAIKSTNTQTKYTYVDFRTTDLTLVRSHLDSPLAGFSRKFPAVVGKS